From the genome of Nitratireductor thuwali, one region includes:
- a CDS encoding carbohydrate ABC transporter permease: MNRSISLGRVLANTVVWGYALVILGPTLWVLSNAFKFKIDIITGATLSPLTWINFRELLFSRQSDFLANLFNSAVIGVASTAIVIIVATMAAFTIVYLEVKPWVRWAILGWALLFHMLPTLTFVGSWYLMYSAAGLHGTYFAVIMTHAVHNLPMALFLMVSFVGALPRELVQAARMDGCTYAQVFWRIVFPLVRGGMIAATALTFIFSWSDFAISLTLTSRDTMTVPVAIATFAQEYDIRYGEMAAGTLLSIMPALVLILVGQNFIVRGLLAGAVK, from the coding sequence ATGAATCGAAGCATCAGTCTCGGCCGCGTGCTCGCCAACACAGTGGTTTGGGGTTATGCGCTGGTGATCCTGGGGCCGACGCTATGGGTGCTGTCCAACGCGTTCAAGTTCAAGATCGACATCATCACAGGCGCGACATTGTCGCCGCTGACCTGGATCAATTTCCGGGAACTTCTCTTCTCCCGCCAGTCGGACTTCCTGGCCAACCTGTTCAACAGCGCCGTGATCGGCGTCGCGTCGACGGCGATCGTCATTATCGTCGCTACGATGGCGGCCTTCACCATCGTCTATCTGGAGGTGAAGCCGTGGGTGCGGTGGGCGATACTGGGCTGGGCGCTCCTTTTCCACATGTTGCCGACGCTGACATTCGTCGGCTCCTGGTACCTGATGTACTCAGCCGCCGGACTTCATGGCACCTATTTCGCGGTGATCATGACGCATGCCGTCCACAACCTCCCGATGGCGCTTTTCCTCATGGTCAGCTTTGTCGGCGCGCTGCCGCGCGAACTCGTCCAGGCGGCGCGGATGGACGGGTGCACCTACGCCCAGGTGTTCTGGCGCATCGTCTTTCCGCTGGTGCGCGGCGGTATGATCGCCGCCACCGCGCTCACCTTCATCTTTTCGTGGAGCGACTTCGCCATTTCGCTCACGCTTACCTCGCGCGACACGATGACCGTTCCGGTGGCGATCGCCACCTTCGCGCAGGAATACGACATACGCTACGGCGAGATGGCGGCCGGCACGTTATTGTCGATCATGCCTGCCCTGGTCCTCATTCTCGTCGGGCAGAACTTCATCGTCCGGGGCCTACTTGCGGGAGCAGTCAAATGA
- a CDS encoding ABC transporter ATP-binding protein, with translation MSDVSLKGLRKSYGSVKVIPSLDLDICSGEFVVLVGPSGSGKSTLLRMVAGLEAVDAGTVSVDGEDVTARDPGDRDMAMVFQSYALYPHMTVAENMTFALRMRGTDEATIGERLSEALRMLSLEGLEHRKPGQLSGGQRQRVAMGRAIVREPRVFLFDEPLSNLDAKLRARTRIELRELHDKLGATSIFVTHDQIEAMTMADRIVLLDQGRIQQVGSPREIYERPRNVFVASFIGSPEINMLAGNLRVESGAVYFDQLVLPPRGPEPTSPVGIAAGPYTLGIRPEGFDIAREPVSGGVPMVVGAIEYTGSDTFAFGESPMGHLTAKISADQAIAENLHTGETLHVRPLADSWHLFDPSGERVGG, from the coding sequence ATGTCTGACGTGTCGCTGAAGGGCCTAAGAAAATCCTACGGGAGCGTGAAGGTGATTCCGTCGCTGGACCTGGACATATGCTCGGGAGAATTCGTCGTGCTCGTCGGTCCCTCGGGAAGCGGCAAGTCGACTCTGCTCAGGATGGTCGCCGGACTGGAAGCTGTCGACGCCGGCACCGTCAGCGTCGATGGCGAGGACGTTACCGCGCGCGATCCCGGTGACCGCGACATGGCGATGGTGTTCCAATCCTATGCGCTTTACCCGCATATGACGGTCGCGGAGAACATGACGTTCGCGTTGCGCATGCGCGGCACTGACGAAGCGACCATCGGCGAGCGGCTGTCCGAGGCACTGCGTATGCTGTCGCTCGAAGGCCTCGAGCACCGCAAGCCCGGACAACTCTCGGGCGGGCAGAGGCAGCGGGTCGCCATGGGCCGCGCCATCGTGCGTGAGCCGAGAGTGTTCCTTTTCGACGAACCGCTGTCCAACCTCGACGCAAAGCTGCGGGCCCGCACTCGAATTGAACTGCGTGAACTTCACGACAAGCTGGGCGCGACGTCGATTTTCGTCACGCATGATCAGATTGAGGCGATGACGATGGCCGATCGCATCGTGCTGCTCGACCAGGGACGTATCCAGCAGGTCGGCTCCCCGCGCGAAATCTACGAAAGGCCCCGCAACGTGTTCGTCGCGAGCTTCATCGGCTCGCCCGAGATCAATATGCTGGCCGGGAACCTGCGGGTCGAGAGCGGCGCGGTCTATTTCGATCAGCTCGTTCTTCCACCACGCGGCCCGGAGCCCACCTCGCCTGTGGGCATCGCTGCAGGCCCCTATACGCTCGGCATCCGTCCCGAGGGCTTCGACATAGCGCGCGAGCCCGTGTCGGGCGGTGTGCCGATGGTGGTGGGAGCGATCGAGTACACCGGCTCCGACACCTTTGCGTTCGGTGAATCGCCGATGGGACATCTGACGGCCAAGATCAGTGCCGACCAGGCCATTGCAGAGAATCTTCACACGGGAGAGACGCTCCATGTCAGACCTCTCGCCGATAGCTGGCATCTGTTCGACCCGTCGGGCGAACGTGTCGGAGGTTGA
- a CDS encoding transposase, with translation MPFQKRPRLPEDSYPHLFPLPHLTVSAVPQALGGLSDDQAEFQIQDRLSFMRFLGLVLGDRVPDARLGRYGCPANISQAAPKQRDSGAEKADIEADKVPDACVIAARNLPESVD, from the coding sequence GTGCCCTTCCAAAAAAGGCCTCGACTACCCGAAGATTCTTACCCCCACCTTTTCCCGCTCCCCCATTTAACCGTAAGCGCTGTTCCGCAGGCGCTCGGCGGCCTGTCGGACGACCAAGCCGAGTTCCAGATTCAGGACCGGCTGTCCTTCATGCGCTTTCTGGGCCTGGTGCTCGGCGATCGCGTACCCGACGCTAGACTAGGACGATATGGCTGTCCCGCGAATATCTCACAAGCCGCGCCGAAGCAACGCGACTCCGGCGCAGAGAAGGCCGATATCGAGGCGGACAAGGTTCCGGACGCATGTGTAATCGCCGCACGTAATCTCCCCGAAAGCGTCGATTGA
- a CDS encoding ABC transporter substrate-binding protein yields the protein MAINQSPWLNSFVAMVDQYEEETGNVVELDVSPFGGLLEKIRNSVRAAEGTYDIVNVNSLWLSEIYSGGFLAPLGDVEADYKLPEGVLSYGDTTNWDTSAATFSADAALMGVPVNGNVQVLYYNTDIYEQLGLQPPKTWDDLFANAQKIQEGGEYYGFVPRAARDSIVYNFTPYLFSHDAAFFRITGPKQAEVTLNSPEGLQALETYVKIATEAGPPGPGNIAQGELIQLMATGKGAQAIAVIAAWGQLEDPNASRVVGKINAALLPAGPGGLVASSAGHWVAGIPKNVAPEKQKAALAFLDWFAQKERQVDYVRAGGVPVRGDITGADLGDNTAFRFIDAYSQNAQHAVMGLPFAAAAEASDAMSLSFNRAVIGELTPVQALNQATADLAGVLERAGFTVSRLPDL from the coding sequence ATGGCCATCAACCAGTCCCCTTGGCTCAACTCGTTCGTCGCAATGGTCGATCAGTACGAGGAGGAAACGGGTAACGTCGTGGAGCTGGACGTCTCGCCGTTCGGCGGCCTGCTTGAGAAGATACGCAATTCGGTGCGTGCTGCCGAGGGCACCTACGACATCGTCAACGTCAACTCGCTGTGGCTTTCCGAGATATATTCCGGAGGTTTCCTGGCGCCGCTCGGTGACGTCGAGGCGGACTACAAGTTGCCCGAAGGCGTGCTGTCATACGGCGACACGACGAACTGGGACACCTCTGCCGCGACCTTCTCGGCCGACGCCGCGCTGATGGGCGTTCCGGTCAACGGCAACGTCCAGGTACTCTACTATAACACTGACATCTACGAGCAGCTCGGACTGCAGCCACCGAAGACCTGGGACGATCTGTTCGCCAACGCACAGAAGATCCAGGAAGGTGGCGAGTATTATGGATTCGTGCCGCGGGCGGCACGTGACTCCATCGTCTACAATTTCACGCCTTACCTGTTCAGCCACGACGCCGCGTTCTTCCGCATAACCGGCCCCAAACAGGCCGAGGTCACGCTCAACAGCCCGGAGGGACTCCAGGCGCTTGAAACATATGTCAAAATCGCAACCGAAGCCGGTCCTCCCGGACCCGGCAATATCGCGCAGGGCGAGTTGATCCAGTTGATGGCGACCGGAAAGGGAGCGCAAGCGATCGCAGTGATCGCGGCCTGGGGGCAGCTCGAGGACCCCAATGCCTCGCGCGTCGTCGGCAAGATCAACGCGGCCCTGCTTCCGGCGGGGCCGGGCGGTTTAGTGGCGTCGAGCGCCGGTCACTGGGTCGCCGGCATCCCGAAGAACGTCGCGCCCGAAAAGCAGAAGGCGGCGCTCGCTTTCCTCGACTGGTTCGCCCAGAAGGAGCGCCAGGTCGACTACGTGCGCGCCGGCGGGGTGCCGGTGCGCGGCGACATCACCGGCGCCGACCTTGGCGATAATACCGCGTTCCGCTTCATCGATGCGTATTCGCAGAATGCGCAGCATGCAGTGATGGGCCTTCCCTTCGCCGCCGCCGCCGAAGCCTCGGACGCCATGTCGCTGAGCTTCAACCGGGCCGTCATCGGTGAACTCACCCCGGTGCAGGCACTGAACCAGGCCACCGCCGATCTGGCAGGTGTTCTGGAGCGGGCTGGCTTCACCGTATCGCGGCTGCCCGACCTTTGA
- a CDS encoding carbohydrate ABC transporter permease: protein MDLRRPYEKARRNRLWIVSSLLPVAAFFILLTAFPVLNLLGLSFFHVEWREGAASFDFVGTENFRRLFVQENVFWAGVRNNVVFAVVAVTCQMVLGFSMALAVKTAGSYGRALLTGIFLLPIVVPPIVIGTMWRLIMGREFGLANTLLGFVGLGPVDWLGNPDIALASVIFVDVWHWTPFVFLLMLAGLESLDGEVLEAARIDTVSRWQQIRHVIVPMMMPTIVITLLFRVILSFKVFDEIYLLTSGGPGTATEVVNFSIYRTFFRQDQVGYGAAMSVVTLFSISLVIILAREFMQRRASRRDGAA from the coding sequence ATGGACCTTAGGCGACCCTATGAGAAGGCCAGGCGCAACCGGCTCTGGATTGTCAGCTCCCTGTTGCCTGTCGCCGCGTTCTTCATCTTGCTCACGGCCTTTCCCGTCCTCAACCTGCTCGGGCTGAGCTTCTTTCACGTCGAATGGCGCGAGGGTGCCGCGAGCTTCGACTTCGTGGGCACGGAGAATTTCCGCCGGCTGTTCGTCCAGGAGAACGTTTTCTGGGCCGGCGTGCGCAACAATGTCGTTTTCGCGGTGGTGGCGGTGACCTGTCAGATGGTGCTCGGCTTCTCCATGGCGCTGGCGGTCAAGACTGCCGGATCTTACGGTCGCGCGCTGCTGACGGGCATCTTCCTTCTGCCGATCGTCGTGCCGCCGATCGTGATCGGGACGATGTGGCGGCTGATCATGGGGCGTGAATTCGGGCTGGCGAACACGCTGCTCGGCTTTGTCGGCCTCGGGCCAGTGGACTGGCTGGGCAATCCCGACATCGCGCTGGCGTCTGTCATTTTCGTCGATGTGTGGCACTGGACGCCGTTTGTCTTCCTCCTGATGCTGGCGGGGCTGGAATCCCTGGACGGCGAGGTACTGGAGGCGGCGCGTATCGACACGGTGAGCCGCTGGCAGCAGATTCGCCATGTCATCGTGCCGATGATGATGCCCACCATCGTCATCACGCTGCTCTTCCGCGTGATCCTGTCCTTCAAGGTCTTCGACGAGATCTATCTGCTGACCTCGGGCGGGCCTGGAACGGCCACCGAAGTCGTGAATTTCTCGATCTACAGGACGTTCTTCCGGCAGGACCAGGTTGGCTATGGCGCCGCAATGTCGGTCGTGACGCTGTTTTCCATCAGCCTCGTCATCATCCTTGCCCGTGAATTCATGCAGCGGCGGGCGTCACGCCGGGATGGTGCGGCATGA
- a CDS encoding DUF4432 family protein, translated as MLARKCTVHSSAPARGHSLNTRPAPSDVRSLVGDLRQVASVRRVILAEGAEAGVEALVFSTGGGLDFWVTPGRMLDIALLSWRGSQIAWQSPAGMRPVDVFAGGPRAFERGFGGFLNTCGFDHIRQPTDGLPLHGSAPFTPARLMDSGENWDAEEPLLYCEGEAVCRRQGDPAYRMRRRVEAPIGGATIRIRDTVEVIGPDPATVLALYHFNVGYPAVRDGTEVLLDKGRVAGPLSIPETEARAATLHRAYGDWADCRVVSPDCGPAIDFRWRTDTLPWLQLWRNLRPHSGVLSIEPCSIGRLTDGANEPSLPLNAGEARSFAIDIAFASTRYNRQFRGGRGAQV; from the coding sequence ATTCTTGCACGGAAGTGCACGGTTCACTCATCAGCTCCCGCCAGGGGACATAGTCTGAACACGCGCCCCGCCCCTTCGGATGTACGCAGCCTCGTCGGCGATCTCAGGCAGGTCGCCAGCGTCCGCCGCGTTATCCTGGCGGAAGGAGCAGAAGCCGGCGTAGAGGCGCTTGTCTTTTCGACCGGCGGCGGCCTGGACTTCTGGGTGACGCCGGGCCGCATGCTCGACATTGCCTTGCTTTCGTGGCGCGGAAGTCAGATCGCCTGGCAAAGCCCCGCCGGCATGCGGCCCGTCGATGTGTTTGCGGGCGGACCACGCGCCTTCGAACGCGGCTTTGGCGGATTTCTCAACACCTGCGGCTTCGATCACATCCGGCAGCCGACAGACGGGCTGCCGCTGCACGGTTCGGCGCCGTTCACCCCGGCCCGGCTAATGGACAGCGGGGAGAACTGGGACGCGGAGGAACCTCTCCTCTATTGCGAGGGTGAGGCGGTCTGCCGGCGCCAAGGCGATCCCGCCTATCGGATGCGTCGGCGGGTCGAGGCCCCGATCGGTGGCGCGACGATCCGCATCCGGGACACGGTGGAAGTGATTGGCCCTGACCCGGCTACGGTGCTGGCGCTTTATCATTTCAACGTAGGCTACCCCGCGGTTCGCGACGGCACGGAAGTGCTTTTGGACAAAGGGCGCGTCGCTGGGCCGCTGTCAATTCCGGAGACCGAGGCGCGGGCGGCAACGCTTCATCGTGCATACGGGGACTGGGCAGACTGTCGCGTTGTTTCGCCTGATTGTGGCCCCGCGATCGACTTCCGCTGGCGCACGGATACGCTGCCGTGGCTCCAGCTCTGGCGGAATTTGCGTCCACACAGCGGGGTGCTCTCGATCGAGCCGTGCAGCATTGGCCGCCTTACCGACGGCGCCAACGAGCCGTCACTGCCGCTCAATGCCGGCGAAGCCCGTTCCTTCGCCATCGACATCGCGTTCGCTTCGACCCGCTATAACCGGCAATTCCGTGGTGGCAGAGGAGCTCAAGTCTGA